In Bacteroidota bacterium, a single window of DNA contains:
- the rpe gene encoding ribulose-phosphate 3-epimerase — protein MSHIVAPSILSANFGKLNEAFEMINQSQADWFHVDVMDGVFVPNISFGFPVIKALKKVAQKPLDVHLMIVQPERYIDDFAKAGADILTVHYEASTHLHRTLSAIKEAGMKAGIAINPHTPISSLKDILYMADLICMMSVNPGFGGQKFIENTYNKIKELKAMSHAQNLNPFIEIDGGVTIANAKSLLDAGANALVAGNTVFSADNPLEAIVALKNA, from the coding sequence ATGAGTCACATAGTTGCACCCTCTATACTTTCTGCAAATTTTGGCAAGTTGAACGAAGCCTTTGAAATGATTAACCAAAGTCAGGCAGATTGGTTTCATGTGGATGTGATGGATGGTGTTTTTGTGCCCAATATCTCCTTTGGTTTTCCGGTCATTAAAGCACTCAAAAAAGTAGCACAAAAACCGTTGGATGTGCACCTTATGATAGTACAGCCGGAGCGATATATTGATGATTTTGCAAAAGCCGGAGCAGATATACTTACGGTTCATTACGAAGCATCCACTCATTTGCATAGAACCTTGTCAGCCATCAAAGAAGCCGGTATGAAGGCAGGCATTGCCATTAATCCACACACACCCATCAGCAGCCTCAAAGATATCTTGTATATGGCTGATTTGATTTGTATGATGAGCGTAAATCCAGGTTTTGGTGGTCAAAAATTTATTGAGAATACTTATAACAAAATCAAGGAGCTCAAAGCCATGAGCCATGCACAAAACCTAAATCCTTTTATTGAAATTGACGGAGGAGTAACTATTGCTAATGCCAAATCATTGTTAGATGCCGGTGCAAATGCGCTTGTTGCAGGAAATACAGTGTTCTCTGCCGACAATCCCTTAGAGGCGATTGTGGCACTTAAAAATGCTTAA
- a CDS encoding DUF721 domain-containing protein has translation MKDYRLHTGGYSIEEALEKMFSSYHIKDKVDLSKIRTYWNEIAGAVIAKYTTDLYMRKKVLYIKVSNSMLKQELNYMKANLIQSINDYFKSAVVDEIVIN, from the coding sequence ATGAAAGATTACAGACTGCATACAGGAGGATACTCGATTGAGGAAGCATTGGAAAAGATGTTTAGTTCCTATCATATCAAAGACAAAGTGGATTTGAGTAAAATCAGAACCTATTGGAACGAGATTGCCGGGGCTGTCATAGCAAAATACACTACCGACCTGTATATGCGGAAAAAAGTGCTCTATATAAAAGTCTCAAACTCCATGCTCAAACAAGAGTTGAACTATATGAAAGCAAACCTGATTCAGTCTATCAATGATTATTTCAAGAGTGCTGTGGTGGACGAAATCGTAATCAATTAA
- the recF gene encoding DNA replication and repair protein RecF (All proteins in this family for which functions are known are DNA-binding proteins that assist the filamentation of RecA onto DNA for the initiation of recombination or recombinational repair.): MWLKKLRISNFKNHTKAEHELPKGWVCITGPNGVGKTNILDAIWYLANSRSYFNHLDQQLIKHDAPGFSLKAEFEHDVPVEIVCRLEAGKRKQLLLNDVPVRKLSQYLGTVPVVMISPFDIALILDGSEERRKFMDVALCKVYPEYLQALDQYKKALESRNKQLKLFAQQGVRDVELLEAFNRVLVETAPVLHSFRLNFVHELALHFNPIYQRLSGDKEKAEIVYSSQLNERTMKEWLQMQLEKDLILERTTKGIHQDDLEFLLHGFQVKKFASQGQTKSFVIALQIALFEWLREKKRITPILLLDDIYEKIDAQRSESLMQIIHELKPDQIFVTDTHKDRVQKNIEHFDGRHFFWDM, from the coding sequence ATGTGGCTCAAAAAATTGAGAATATCCAACTTTAAGAATCACACAAAGGCGGAACATGAGCTCCCCAAAGGCTGGGTGTGTATCACCGGTCCCAATGGGGTTGGCAAAACGAATATATTGGATGCCATTTGGTATTTGGCAAACAGCCGAAGCTATTTTAATCACCTTGACCAACAACTGATTAAGCATGATGCTCCTGGATTTAGCCTCAAAGCTGAGTTTGAGCATGATGTTCCGGTGGAAATTGTGTGCAGACTTGAAGCAGGTAAAAGAAAACAGTTGTTGTTGAATGATGTACCTGTGCGCAAACTCTCGCAGTATCTTGGTACTGTACCTGTGGTCATGATTTCTCCTTTTGATATCGCTTTGATTCTGGATGGGAGTGAAGAGAGAAGAAAGTTCATGGACGTGGCATTGTGTAAGGTTTACCCCGAATATTTGCAAGCCTTAGACCAATATAAAAAAGCATTAGAGAGCAGAAATAAACAACTTAAACTCTTTGCCCAACAAGGAGTGAGGGATGTGGAGTTGCTCGAAGCATTTAATAGAGTTTTGGTTGAAACCGCACCCGTCTTGCACTCTTTCAGACTTAACTTTGTGCACGAACTTGCCCTGCATTTCAACCCAATATACCAACGACTTTCCGGAGATAAGGAAAAAGCTGAAATAGTGTATTCGTCTCAGTTGAACGAAAGAACCATGAAAGAATGGTTACAAATGCAATTAGAAAAAGACTTGATTCTTGAACGCACCACCAAAGGGATACATCAGGATGATTTGGAGTTTTTGTTGCATGGTTTTCAGGTCAAAAAATTTGCATCTCAAGGACAGACTAAATCATTTGTGATTGCCTTGCAAATAGCGCTGTTTGAATGGTTGAGAGAAAAAAAAAGAATCACTCCCATACTCCTTCTTGATGATATTTATGAGAAAATTGATGCCCAACGTTCCGAATCACTGATGCAAATCATTCACGAACTCAAACCCGACCAGATTTTTGTAACCGATACGCACAAAGACAGAGTACAAAAGAATATTGAGCATTTTGATGGCAGACATTTCTTTTGGGATATGTAA